In one window of Pseudodesulfovibrio sp. S3 DNA:
- a CDS encoding DUF465 domain-containing protein codes for MEAKDLELIEKYGAEDTQIKALWEQHITYEKMLDKLESKTYLSPTEIQEVKELKKKKLAGKTTLLGLLKAYRESEA; via the coding sequence ATGGAAGCCAAAGACCTTGAACTCATTGAGAAGTACGGGGCCGAAGATACGCAAATCAAGGCTCTGTGGGAACAACATATCACGTACGAAAAGATGCTGGATAAGCTTGAATCCAAGACCTATCTGTCTCCCACTGAGATCCAGGAAGTGAAGGAACTCAAGAAGAAGAAGCTGGCCGGCAAGACCACGTTGTTGGGTCTGCTCAAAGCATATCGCGAATCGGAGGCATAG
- a CDS encoding DUF167 domain-containing protein, translated as MSRPVFVSRDEEGWCLDVWAQPGAKKNEIAGEYQECLKIRLNAPAVDNKANKGLVKFLAELLKLKKNQVVIVSGYTNRRKRLILNTAVEPDWKSLLSGG; from the coding sequence ATTTCCAGACCAGTATTTGTCAGCCGGGATGAAGAAGGGTGGTGTCTGGACGTATGGGCGCAGCCGGGAGCAAAGAAGAACGAGATTGCCGGTGAGTACCAGGAGTGCTTGAAAATACGCCTCAATGCTCCGGCCGTGGATAACAAGGCCAACAAGGGGTTGGTGAAATTTCTGGCTGAGTTGTTGAAATTGAAAAAAAATCAGGTTGTGATCGTATCCGGGTATACAAACCGGAGAAAACGTCTGATACTCAATACCGCGGTCGAGCCGGACTGGAAGAGTCTTCTTTCAGGGGGTTGA
- a CDS encoding DivIVA domain-containing protein gives MTVSKIDLLNKQFSRSMFGYSRMEVDQFLLELAEVMGDAIDTQKEMRKKIKRLEVSLKEYRQRDETLRDTLMSTQKIVDDLKVAASKEAQLILDEARTRADATVQKGHSRLAQMHEEIESLKRTRTQFEIQLKGLLNSHLEMLEMSNPERDKIEEIESKLKYLKKAE, from the coding sequence ATGACGGTTTCCAAAATCGATTTGCTCAACAAGCAGTTTTCGCGGAGCATGTTCGGCTATTCCCGCATGGAGGTGGATCAGTTCCTTTTGGAATTGGCCGAAGTCATGGGGGATGCCATTGATACTCAGAAGGAAATGCGCAAGAAGATCAAGCGATTGGAAGTATCCCTGAAGGAGTACCGTCAGCGTGACGAAACCCTGCGTGACACCCTCATGTCCACCCAGAAGATAGTGGATGATCTCAAGGTGGCAGCCAGCAAGGAGGCGCAGCTCATTCTGGATGAGGCGCGGACCAGGGCGGACGCCACTGTCCAGAAGGGGCACAGCCGTCTGGCTCAGATGCACGAGGAAATAGAATCCCTGAAGCGGACCCGGACCCAGTTCGAGATCCAGCTCAAAGGTCTGCTCAACTCGCATCTGGAGATGTTGGAGATGAGCAATCCCGAGCGGGACAAGATCGAGGAGATCGAGTCCAAGCTCAAGTATCTGAAAAAAGCCGAGTAG
- a CDS encoding YggT family protein, which yields MDLIVRAIATVLDIVLTAYFWIVIISALLSWVNPDPYNPIVRFLRGVTEPVFYKIRRWIPFAVVGGIDLSPLVVILAIKVCQIVVVGNLMRLAYSIGSGIPM from the coding sequence ATGGACTTGATTGTCCGAGCTATCGCAACTGTTCTTGATATTGTTCTCACCGCCTATTTCTGGATCGTCATAATATCCGCTCTTCTTTCTTGGGTGAACCCGGATCCGTACAATCCCATTGTGCGTTTCCTGCGCGGTGTTACGGAGCCTGTCTTTTACAAGATTCGAAGATGGATTCCCTTTGCCGTTGTAGGTGGTATCGACCTTTCGCCCCTCGTCGTCATTCTGGCCATCAAGGTGTGCCAGATCGTCGTTGTGGGCAATCTTATGCGGTTGGCCTATTCCATAGGCAGCGGCATACCAATGTAG
- a CDS encoding HAD hydrolase-like protein, with the protein MALANPIMNPRLLEGLKTIVFDNDGVLIDSYEANMRYYGAIKEQLGLPPMTDAEKVFVHTRTHNEAVRHIVSADQVDRAFEIIGGFDSASLQQYLKRSIGIREFLCWLRGMGFGLAVNTSRGQSMDMILEMMDLEGFFHPVITSCKVSLPKPHPEGLYRIMHEHGVRPHEVAYIGDSIVDQKAAQAAGVRFWAYRDSRLSAEVHIENFWDIRAAMQRCYKGNSLTY; encoded by the coding sequence ATGGCGCTTGCCAACCCGATAATGAACCCCCGCCTGTTGGAGGGTCTTAAGACCATTGTCTTTGACAACGACGGGGTGCTCATCGATTCCTACGAGGCCAACATGCGTTACTATGGGGCGATCAAGGAGCAGCTTGGCCTACCGCCCATGACGGATGCGGAGAAGGTGTTCGTGCATACACGGACGCATAACGAGGCCGTCCGACATATCGTTTCGGCCGATCAGGTTGATCGGGCGTTCGAGATTATCGGAGGGTTCGATTCCGCTTCCCTGCAGCAATACCTCAAGCGATCAATCGGTATACGCGAGTTTTTGTGCTGGCTTCGCGGCATGGGGTTCGGTCTGGCCGTCAACACCAGCCGAGGCCAATCCATGGACATGATTCTGGAGATGATGGATTTGGAGGGCTTTTTTCATCCGGTCATCACCTCCTGCAAGGTCAGTCTTCCCAAGCCGCATCCGGAGGGATTGTACAGGATTATGCATGAGCACGGCGTTCGGCCGCATGAAGTGGCCTATATCGGCGACTCCATTGTCGACCAGAAGGCGGCACAGGCGGCAGGAGTCCGTTTCTGGGCGTATAGGGATTCGAGATTGTCCGCCGAGGTTCACATAGAGAACTTTTGGGACATCAGGGCCGCTATGCAGCGTTGTTATAAAGGAAACTCTCTCACGTATTAG
- a CDS encoding twin-arginine translocase TatA/TatE family subunit, whose protein sequence is MIGGFGVWELLIILVIVLVIFGAKKLPEIGGGIGKAISNFKRASSEPDEIDVTPKAEKSEEDKKDS, encoded by the coding sequence ATGATCGGCGGATTCGGAGTATGGGAACTCTTGATTATTCTCGTTATCGTCCTGGTCATCTTCGGTGCCAAGAAATTGCCTGAAATCGGCGGCGGCATCGGCAAAGCGATCAGCAACTTCAAAAGGGCAAGCAGCGAACCCGACGAGATCGACGTCACGCCGAAAGCTGAGAAATCCGAAGAAGACAAGAAGGACAGCTAG
- a CDS encoding histidine phosphatase family protein, with translation MLIHLMQHGACLSKELNQNQPLSPVGREQVEKTARAAHILGLRFELVIASPKLRSLQTAEIMAETTGYPAKHIMVTDGAKALSPASELLNYIGEYNGLESILIAGHLPSLNSVASAILMPGKTLNITIENGGLMQLDFTPDKGSGTLNWCLTPAQLGVIAGS, from the coding sequence ATGCTTATTCACTTGATGCAGCACGGTGCCTGCCTATCCAAAGAACTCAATCAGAATCAACCATTGAGCCCTGTTGGACGGGAGCAGGTGGAAAAAACCGCCAGGGCGGCACATATCCTCGGGCTGCGCTTTGAACTGGTAATTGCCAGCCCCAAGTTACGCTCCCTGCAAACAGCAGAAATCATGGCCGAAACCACAGGATATCCAGCCAAACACATCATGGTGACAGACGGGGCCAAAGCCCTTTCTCCCGCTTCAGAACTGCTTAATTACATTGGTGAATACAACGGTCTGGAATCCATACTCATCGCAGGGCACCTGCCCTCGCTGAACTCTGTAGCCTCGGCAATCCTCATGCCTGGAAAAACGCTGAACATTACCATTGAAAACGGTGGACTCATGCAACTGGACTTCACGCCGGACAAAGGAAGCGGCACCCTGAACTGGTGCCTGACACCGGCACAACTGGGCGTCATCGCAGGCAGTTAA
- the miaA gene encoding tRNA (adenosine(37)-N6)-dimethylallyltransferase MiaA, whose product MSGKPPIICLLGPTGTGKTAAAIAISERLPASVINFDSRQVYRDFPIITAQPDEDEKAACPHHLYGFLSTEEKMTAARLKELAEDKIREVRAQGRLPVLVGGTGLYLRSLLSGIAPIPEISAEVREQVLARVRSEGPQALHGELVNNDPEYAARIHPNDTQRNARAAEVFLATGRNMTWWHTQSEHTPAPFEPLKIGMRIPLNDLEPHLARRIGLMVEQGAVDEARAAFKRCPDPDAPGWTGIGCAELLAFLREETTLDQAREQWVRNTRAYAKRQITWFNKETDIHWFSPGENQAIADLVEAWLAERS is encoded by the coding sequence ATGAGCGGAAAACCGCCCATAATTTGTTTGCTGGGGCCCACCGGCACCGGCAAAACAGCAGCCGCCATTGCCATTTCAGAACGTCTGCCGGCCAGTGTCATCAATTTTGATTCGCGTCAGGTATATCGCGATTTTCCGATCATTACGGCCCAGCCGGATGAGGACGAGAAAGCGGCTTGTCCCCACCATCTCTATGGGTTTCTTTCCACTGAAGAGAAAATGACCGCGGCTCGGCTCAAGGAGCTGGCCGAGGATAAAATCAGGGAAGTCCGCGCCCAGGGTCGGCTGCCCGTTCTGGTGGGGGGCACCGGTCTGTACCTCAGGTCGCTGTTGTCAGGTATCGCACCCATACCGGAGATTTCGGCCGAGGTCCGGGAGCAGGTGCTTGCAAGGGTCCGCTCTGAAGGGCCGCAGGCGCTGCATGGGGAACTGGTGAACAACGACCCTGAATATGCAGCCAGGATTCATCCCAACGATACCCAGCGCAATGCCCGAGCCGCAGAGGTCTTTCTGGCTACCGGCAGGAACATGACCTGGTGGCATACCCAAAGCGAACACACCCCTGCTCCCTTTGAGCCGCTCAAGATCGGCATGAGGATACCTCTCAATGACCTGGAGCCACATCTGGCAAGACGCATAGGCCTCATGGTCGAGCAGGGGGCCGTGGACGAAGCCCGGGCCGCATTCAAGCGATGCCCGGACCCGGATGCGCCGGGCTGGACAGGTATCGGCTGTGCCGAGCTGCTGGCATTTTTGCGGGAAGAAACGACCCTTGATCAGGCCCGTGAACAATGGGTCAGGAATACCAGGGCCTATGCCAAACGGCAGATCACCTGGTTCAACAAGGAAACCGACATTCACTGGTTTTCTCCTGGAGAAAACCAGGCCATTGCCGATCTGGTTGAGGCGTGGCTGGCCGAACGGAGTTGA
- the coaD gene encoding pantetheine-phosphate adenylyltransferase, with the protein MAKLNPRLAVYPGTFDPLTMGHVGLTRRGLSVFDNIILAIAESTPKKTLFSIEERVSLAKEVFRDEPRVTVEPFDCLLIDYVQSRNAGSIMRGLRAVSDFEYEFQMALMNRKLERSIETVFMMTDFKWMYLSSTIVKEVAQYGGDVRGLVPGPVVNALAVKYGYNPESGNKREKHK; encoded by the coding sequence ATGGCGAAATTGAATCCCAGGCTGGCCGTGTACCCCGGCACTTTCGATCCTCTGACCATGGGCCATGTGGGTCTGACGCGGCGCGGTCTCAGTGTTTTTGACAATATCATCCTTGCCATTGCCGAGAGTACCCCCAAGAAAACCCTTTTTTCCATTGAAGAACGTGTCTCCTTGGCCAAGGAAGTTTTTCGGGATGAGCCTCGCGTGACTGTTGAGCCGTTTGATTGTTTGCTGATCGATTATGTGCAAAGTCGCAACGCGGGCTCCATCATGCGAGGGCTGCGCGCGGTGTCGGATTTCGAATACGAATTCCAAATGGCGTTGATGAATCGCAAGTTGGAGCGGAGCATCGAGACCGTGTTCATGATGACCGATTTCAAGTGGATGTATCTGAGTTCCACCATCGTCAAGGAAGTGGCCCAATATGGCGGCGATGTTCGCGGCCTGGTTCCCGGTCCGGTGGTCAATGCTCTGGCGGTTAAATACGGTTACAATCCCGAGTCCGGCAACAAGAGGGAAAAGCATAAATGA
- the rsmD gene encoding 16S rRNA (guanine(966)-N(2))-methyltransferase RsmD, with protein MRIVGGQYKGRRIMTCEGPGYRPATMKVRESIFSMLMARGVDFSQVRVIDMFAGSGSLGIECLSRGAAVAWFVEKSSKAAGLIRKNLADLNVEKHRTMVVSKDLFGVLSKRPDTAFDLVFIDPPYGRDLLVPALEKALENGWIAPGGLILAEVETAITAPDTGRIAEMELLTDREYGQTRILLWRN; from the coding sequence ATGCGGATAGTCGGTGGACAGTATAAAGGACGCAGAATCATGACGTGTGAGGGGCCGGGGTACCGGCCCGCCACCATGAAGGTGCGCGAATCGATATTTTCCATGCTCATGGCCAGGGGAGTAGACTTTTCACAGGTCCGGGTCATCGACATGTTTGCCGGTTCCGGCAGCTTGGGCATTGAATGCCTGAGCCGTGGGGCGGCAGTTGCCTGGTTTGTCGAAAAGAGTTCCAAGGCCGCTGGCCTGATTCGCAAGAACCTGGCTGATCTGAATGTGGAAAAACACCGCACCATGGTGGTCAGCAAGGATCTTTTTGGTGTATTGTCCAAACGGCCGGATACTGCCTTTGACCTTGTGTTCATAGATCCCCCCTACGGCAGGGATTTGCTTGTCCCGGCTCTGGAGAAGGCTCTCGAAAACGGGTGGATTGCTCCCGGCGGGCTGATTCTGGCCGAAGTCGAGACCGCGATCACGGCACCGGATACGGGACGCATTGCAGAAATGGAATTGTTAACTGACCGGGAATACGGTCAAACCAGGATATTGTTATGGCGAAATTGA